From the genome of Primulina eburnea isolate SZY01 chromosome 12, ASM2296580v1, whole genome shotgun sequence, one region includes:
- the LOC140807472 gene encoding WAT1-related protein At3g30340-like isoform X1, which translates to MLKSCVIWFPVMAMLAIDLAFAISNILLKKIVSEGMDHLVFITYRQSISALFLSPLAYFLERRSRPKLTSTILCRLFLSAIIGASLTQYLFLLGLEFTSATFSCAFLNMVPVVTFLMALPFGLETLNIRHRSGVAKLVGAVVCLGGAVLLTLYKGMPLVNKSMEKLQPNSSFRSERWAVGSVALFAGTFLWSSWFLLQSNIAKKYPCQYSTTAIMTCFSAIQSAILCLSIDRRKFSSCWALTTSDIFIIIYAGMVGSGLCFVGMSWCVKKKGPVFTAAFSPLVQIMAATIDVPVLHEQLHLGSLIGSVTVMMGLYILLWGKDKEIQIRGTQLGQQTEGLKEPEAQFQVLKLISVETERAPQA; encoded by the exons ATGCTGAAAAGCTGTGTGATATGGTTCCCAGTTATGGCAATGCTGGCCATAGATCTTGCTTTTGCTATTAGTAATATACTTCTCAAGAAAATTGTGAGTGAAGGGATGGATCATTTGGTCTTCATCACCTATCGTCAGTCTATTTCTGCTCTCTTTTTATCCCCTTTGGCATATTTTTTGGAAAG GAGAAGCAGGCCTAAGCTGACATCAACCATATTGTGTCGTCTTTTCTTGAGCGCCATTATTGG GGCATCTCTAACACAATATCTATTTCTGCTGGGCCTAGAATTCACGTCCGCGACTTTCTCGTGTGCCTTCCTCAACATGGTTCCCGTGGTCACTTTTTTAATGGCATTACCATTTGG CTTGGAGACTCTGAACATAAGACACAGAAGTGGGGTAGCTAAGTTGGTTGGCGCAGTAGTGTGCCTCGGAGGCGCCGTCTTATTAACTCTTTACAAAGGAATGCCTTTAGTTAACAAATCCATGGAAAAGTTGCAGCCAAATTCAAGTTTTAGAAGTGAAAGATGGGCTGTGGGTTCAGTGGCCTTGTTTGCTGGAACATTTTTATGGTCCTCGTGGTTCCTCCTCCAATCCAACATCGCAAAGAAATACCCGTGCCAGTACTCCACCACTGCTATAATGACTTGCTTTAGCGCCATACAGTCGGCCATTTTGTGTTTGTCAATCGACAGGAGGAAATTCTCTTCCTGTTGGGCGTTGACTACAAGTGACATCTTCATAATCATTTATGCA GGAATGGTGGGGTCAGGATTGTGTTTCGTCGGAATGTCGTGGTGTGTGAAGAAAAAGGGTCCCGTCTTCACGGCGGCTTTCAGCCCCCTGGTGCAGATTATGGCGGCTACAATCGATGTTCCGGTCTTACACGAGCAACTTCACCTGGGAAG CTTGATAGGTTCAGTTACTGTTATGATGGGGCTATACATTCTGCTGTGGGGCAAGGACAAAGAGATCCAAATCCGAGGCACACAATTAGGACAGCAAACTGAAGGTCTGAAAGAACCCGAGGCGCAGTTCCAAGTCTTGAAACTAATCTCTGTTGAAACAGAACGTGCACCACAGGCTTAg
- the LOC140807472 gene encoding WAT1-related protein At4g01440-like isoform X2 — protein sequence MLKSCVIWFPVMAMLAIDLAFAISNILLKKIVSEGMDHLVFITYRQSISALFLSPLAYFLERRSRPKLTSTILCRLFLSAIIGASLTQYLFLLGLEFTSATFSCAFLNMVPVVTFLMALPFGLETLNIRHRSGVAKLVGAVVCLGGAVLLTLYKGMPLVNKSMEKLQPNSSFRSERWAVGSVALFAGTFLWSSWFLLQSNIAKKYPCQYSTTAIMTCFSAIQSAILCLSIDRRKFSSCWALTTSDIFIIIYAGMVGSGLCFVGMSWCVKKKGPVFTAAFSPLVQIMAATIDVPVLHEQLHLGR from the exons ATGCTGAAAAGCTGTGTGATATGGTTCCCAGTTATGGCAATGCTGGCCATAGATCTTGCTTTTGCTATTAGTAATATACTTCTCAAGAAAATTGTGAGTGAAGGGATGGATCATTTGGTCTTCATCACCTATCGTCAGTCTATTTCTGCTCTCTTTTTATCCCCTTTGGCATATTTTTTGGAAAG GAGAAGCAGGCCTAAGCTGACATCAACCATATTGTGTCGTCTTTTCTTGAGCGCCATTATTGG GGCATCTCTAACACAATATCTATTTCTGCTGGGCCTAGAATTCACGTCCGCGACTTTCTCGTGTGCCTTCCTCAACATGGTTCCCGTGGTCACTTTTTTAATGGCATTACCATTTGG CTTGGAGACTCTGAACATAAGACACAGAAGTGGGGTAGCTAAGTTGGTTGGCGCAGTAGTGTGCCTCGGAGGCGCCGTCTTATTAACTCTTTACAAAGGAATGCCTTTAGTTAACAAATCCATGGAAAAGTTGCAGCCAAATTCAAGTTTTAGAAGTGAAAGATGGGCTGTGGGTTCAGTGGCCTTGTTTGCTGGAACATTTTTATGGTCCTCGTGGTTCCTCCTCCAATCCAACATCGCAAAGAAATACCCGTGCCAGTACTCCACCACTGCTATAATGACTTGCTTTAGCGCCATACAGTCGGCCATTTTGTGTTTGTCAATCGACAGGAGGAAATTCTCTTCCTGTTGGGCGTTGACTACAAGTGACATCTTCATAATCATTTATGCA GGAATGGTGGGGTCAGGATTGTGTTTCGTCGGAATGTCGTGGTGTGTGAAGAAAAAGGGTCCCGTCTTCACGGCGGCTTTCAGCCCCCTGGTGCAGATTATGGCGGCTACAATCGATGTTCCGGTCTTACACGAGCAACTTCACCTGGGAAGGTGA
- the LOC140807667 gene encoding pelargonidin 3-O-(6-caffeoylglucoside) 5-O-(6-O-malonylglucoside) 4'''-malonyltransferase-like: protein MKMEILSRRFIKPCNPTPQNLKSYKISLLDEMSPSMNVAVIMFYYRPGNLQLLEESLGRILVKFYPLAGRYMKQNQTVDCNDEGADFVEAQADCGLHDFIKVDADCGRLLHDLLPCELGAVDQISDPLLSIQVTKFKCGGLSIGVCVSHRVFDASSLSTFIAAWAADTGTNLAENIINPSFDSVSLWPGRNLASMDREPSRKRDPAFVTKRILFNKEAIKSLKDKMNGNGTINHAVSRVRVVCAFLAMVLTRIDRAKEDEMGSRDYIIAQAVNLRGRTIPSIPKYSCGNLVAQAFLQCLGASDDTRSMKFEDYVNLLGEATQKTVSDCGEIFLKGDEGGYNVIVDPKVKVVKRIKGGEVHVLWFSDWSKFGFYEVDFGWGKPIWCSVGSPAADNLVILMENKEGDGIEACVHLHQKFMESFEQQQEIKMLVDN, encoded by the exons ATGAAGATGGAAATATTGAGCAGAAGGTTTATTAAACCATGCAACCCAACTCCCCAAAACCTTAAGAGCTACAAAATTTCATTGCTTGATGAGATGTCTCCTTCGATGAATGTGGCGGTGATTATGTTCTACTACAGGCCGGGTAACCTCCAGTTGTTGGAAGAATCATTGGGTAGAATTTTGGTAAAATTTTACCCACTTGCAGGAAGATATATGAAGCAAAATCAAACAGTTGATTGCAATGATGAAGGGGCAGATTTTGTGGAAGCTCAAGCTGATTGTGGGCTGCACGACTTTATCAAAGTTGATGCAGATTGTGGCCGATTGCTCCATGACTTGCTTCCATGTGAATTAG GTGCGGTTGATCAAATCAGTGATCCATTACTATCAATTCAAGTCACGAAATTCAAGTGCGGCGGGCTTTCTATTGGCGTTTGTGTTTCGCATAGAGTGTTTGATGCTTCTTCACTAAGCACGTTCATTGCTGCTTGGGCAGCAGACACAGGTACGAACCTTGCCGAAAATATCATTAACCCAAGTTTCGACTCCGTGTCTTTGTGGCCTGGGAGGAATCTTGCATCCATGGACCGTGAACCATCGAGGAAAAGGGATCCCGCATTTGTTACCAAAAGGATTTTATTCAACAAAGAAGCTATAAAAAGTTTAAAGGATAAAATGAATGGAAACGGTACCATCAATCATGCTGTCTCACGTGTGCGTGTCGTGTGTGCATTTCTAGCCATGGTTCTTACAAGGATTGATCGAGCCAAGGAAGATGAGATGGGGTCCAGGGATTATATCATCGCACAAGCGGTTAATTTACGAGGAAGAACTATTCCATCGATACCAAAATATTCTTGCGGCAACTTGGTGGCACAAGCATTTCTCCAATGCCTTGGTGCTTCCGATGATACTAGAAGTATGAAATTCGAAGACTATGTTAATCTACTTGGCGAAGCGACCCAGAAAACTGTTTCGGACTGTGGAGAAATTTTTCTGAAAGGCGATGAAGGTGGATACAATGTGATTGTCGATCCAAAAGTTAAGGTTGTAAAGAGAATAAAGGGCGGTGAAGTACATGTGTTGTGGTTTAGTGATTGGAGCAAGTTCGGTTTCTACGAGGTTGATTTTGGATGGGGTAAACCTATTTGGTGTAGTGTTGGAAGTCCCGCGGCTGATAATCTTGTAATATTGATGGAAAATAAGGAGGGTGATGGAATTGAGGCGTGTGTTCATTTACATCAGAAGTTCATGGAGAGTTTCGAGCAACAGCAAGAGATCAAAATGCTTGTTGATAATTAA